In Pedobacter sp. WC2423, the following are encoded in one genomic region:
- a CDS encoding GumC family protein, with product MQEVKKTQTYLSSQEIDYLKIIKILFSRWYLIAGPIIIGLITANLYLWYTPKTYSTSGLLKFEEKKPELADIIGTMSNSDRSAVNLQSESFTIQSRSLLLKAIKNLDYRTTFYLSGRVRTYDMYPKKPLQINLLKFDSLNFYQDLIAFKPVNKKTFELSWKIGDNEVQQNFKYGYPVNIGPVTFTVSYPGSVNPGITYLFKFNIPESFLDRVHSGLRINEAIKNSDLLTIQQTDANPQFATDIINAIMKEYLNYDRNQKTQSATQLINFINEQLAYLSTELKGSERSLEKYKQNTKIMDVRSSAGTALSKVSDLESQRSLLKIQLIVIDQLKEQIAAEKNAVNLNLNLEGNIDPLLGVLVSNFNTLMNEKNALLKVYNNTSQPIEEINRQISQVKKSAMRNISASNQRIQKSIGYLNDQLAKVNQQVAVLPTAEKNLIGLNRNFEINEKVYSFLSEKSLEAQVNRAAILPGATIVEKAQLNTVPISPNNQEIYRTAIVLGFLAGLGIIIVIRITNPYIYDREIIERTTSIPILGALRKFPDQIDENNSQLLSLSKPRSIFAESVRIIRTNLNFLASGKKSKVICITSENAGEGKSFVIINLATSFALIDKKILLIGADLRRPKLHKTFGMPNSMGLSNYLVNKCSIDDIIQESDTKNLDFISSGPIPPNPSELLHLERMTELIGQLRERYDVILIDTAPVGLVSDSVPLVRLSDINLFVIRYGKSKYSAITLPERLAKEYNLNNLFIVLNAFEKNLLHAGLHKNNGSFSSDTHYDYENSGYYLDEVEKLKWWSTKRWFKS from the coding sequence ATGCAAGAAGTAAAAAAGACACAAACATATCTGAGTAGTCAGGAAATTGACTATCTAAAAATAATTAAGATATTGTTCAGCCGCTGGTATCTGATAGCGGGTCCAATTATAATCGGTTTAATCACGGCGAATCTTTATTTATGGTATACTCCAAAAACCTATTCTACATCCGGATTACTTAAATTTGAAGAAAAAAAGCCAGAACTTGCTGACATTATAGGAACAATGAGTAATTCCGATCGGAGTGCTGTCAATTTGCAAAGTGAAAGTTTTACCATCCAAAGCCGCAGCCTGCTATTGAAGGCCATTAAAAACCTGGATTACAGGACTACCTTTTATCTTTCGGGAAGGGTACGTACCTATGACATGTATCCAAAGAAGCCACTTCAGATCAATTTATTAAAATTTGATAGCCTGAATTTTTACCAGGATCTGATCGCCTTTAAACCAGTAAATAAAAAAACATTTGAACTGAGCTGGAAAATCGGGGATAACGAAGTCCAGCAAAATTTCAAATATGGTTATCCTGTAAATATCGGCCCTGTTACTTTTACCGTCAGCTATCCGGGATCGGTTAACCCAGGTATTACCTACTTGTTTAAATTCAATATTCCTGAATCTTTTTTAGATCGGGTACATAGTGGTTTGCGGATTAATGAGGCGATTAAAAATTCAGATCTTCTCACGATACAGCAAACTGATGCTAACCCTCAGTTTGCAACGGATATCATCAATGCGATCATGAAAGAATATCTGAATTATGACCGTAATCAGAAAACACAATCTGCTACACAGCTGATCAACTTTATTAATGAACAGTTAGCATACCTTTCCACTGAATTGAAAGGATCAGAACGATCATTGGAAAAATACAAGCAAAATACAAAGATCATGGACGTACGTTCATCTGCAGGAACTGCTTTGAGCAAAGTCAGTGATCTGGAGTCCCAGCGTTCCTTACTAAAAATTCAGCTCATTGTTATTGATCAGCTAAAAGAACAAATAGCTGCCGAAAAAAATGCAGTAAATCTTAATCTTAATCTGGAGGGAAATATTGACCCCTTGCTGGGAGTACTTGTAAGCAATTTCAATACTTTAATGAACGAGAAAAATGCCCTGTTAAAAGTTTATAACAATACATCGCAACCAATAGAGGAGATTAACCGCCAGATTTCGCAGGTCAAAAAGTCTGCAATGCGAAATATAAGTGCTTCAAATCAGCGCATTCAGAAAAGTATTGGTTACTTAAATGATCAATTAGCGAAAGTAAACCAGCAAGTAGCTGTACTTCCAACGGCAGAAAAAAACTTGATTGGCTTAAACCGTAATTTCGAGATTAATGAAAAGGTGTATTCTTTTTTATCCGAAAAAAGCCTCGAGGCACAAGTTAACCGCGCTGCAATTTTGCCGGGAGCAACCATTGTTGAAAAGGCACAACTGAATACAGTGCCTATTTCCCCTAACAACCAGGAAATTTACCGCACTGCTATTGTATTGGGTTTCTTAGCCGGCTTAGGGATTATTATAGTGATCAGGATAACCAATCCTTACATTTATGATAGAGAGATCATTGAAAGGACAACTTCGATACCAATTTTAGGTGCACTCAGAAAGTTCCCGGATCAAATAGACGAAAACAATAGTCAGCTACTTTCTTTAAGTAAACCGCGGTCTATCTTTGCAGAATCTGTCCGCATTATACGTACGAACCTTAATTTTCTCGCCTCAGGAAAGAAAAGTAAGGTCATTTGTATTACCTCGGAAAATGCAGGAGAAGGAAAATCTTTCGTGATTATTAACCTGGCAACCAGTTTCGCCCTGATCGACAAAAAGATATTACTTATTGGCGCCGACCTTCGCAGGCCGAAACTGCATAAAACCTTTGGTATGCCTAACTCGATGGGCTTAAGCAATTACCTGGTTAACAAATGTAGTATAGACGATATCATTCAAGAATCAGACACCAAAAATCTAGATTTTATTAGTTCAGGCCCTATACCGCCAAATCCTTCAGAATTATTGCATCTTGAACGCATGACCGAACTAATTGGCCAGTTGAGAGAAAGATATGATGTGATCTTAATAGATACTGCGCCTGTAGGCCTGGTATCAGACTCAGTTCCACTGGTCCGTCTGAGCGACATCAATCTGTTTGTAATCCG